Proteins from a genomic interval of Medicago truncatula cultivar Jemalong A17 chromosome 3, MtrunA17r5.0-ANR, whole genome shotgun sequence:
- the LOC25480567 gene encoding uncharacterized protein translates to MNLGFLGDIPWVKPRSNQDSAIHLVQTTAFTSQVKHESSGIDIDPKFTPDSATHLVQKAQQESSVNDPKLLGWPLSFLSLFPWTNKDGEKFQRPTTINKELKRHAQNRENVVGKDNMATPLRFRPYVCKVPWHTGVRAFLSQLFPRYGHYCGPNWSSGKDGGSLVWDKRPIDWLDYCCYCHDIGYDTHDQAKLLKADLAFLECLENRHIMRTKGDPHIAHLYKTMCINGLKNFLIPYRTNLVSLQQSGRSLIQFGWLSNLKWRSWNYQKE, encoded by the exons ATGAACTTGGGGTTTCTTGGTGACATACCTTGGGTTAAACCTCGGAGTAACCAAGATTCAGCAATACATTTAGTTCAAACCACTGCATTTACTTCACAAGTCAAACATGAATCATCTGGTATTGATATTGATCCCAAATTTACTCCAGATTCAGCGACTCATTTAGTTCAAAAAGCACAACAAGAGTCATCTGTTAATGATCCCAAGTTGTTAGGGTGGCCCTTGTCCTTCCTTTCATTATTTCCATGGACAAATAAAGATGGAGAAAAGTTTCAAAGACCAACTACGATCAATAAAGAGTTGAAGAGGCATGCACAAAATCGCGAAAACGTTGTTGGAAAAGATAATATGGCCACCCCTTTGCGCTTTAGGCCTTATGTTTGTAAGGTTCCATGGCATACAGGGGTTAGAGCATTTCTTTCACAGTTGTTTCCTAGATATGGACATTACTGTGGACCTAATTGGTCAAGTGGGAAAGATGGGGGATCTCTTGTTTGGGACAAGCGTCCAATTGATTGGTTGGATTACTGCTGCTATTGCCATGATATAGGATATGATACTCATGATCAAGCTAAACTGCTGAAAGCTGATTTAGCCTTTCTTGAGTGCCTAGAGAATCGCCATATTATGCGTACTAAAGGAGACCCTCACATTGCTCATCTTTACAAGACAATGTGCATTAATG GTCTTAAGAATTTTCTAATACCCTACAGAACAAATCTCGTAAGTCTACAACAGTCAGGACGATCATTGATCCAGTTTGGATGGCTAAGCAATTTGAAATGGAGGAGTTGGAACTAccaaaaagaatga
- the LOC25480568 gene encoding vesicle transport protein GOT1, producing the protein MVSFEMNDRKKIGLGLTGFGIFFSFLGIIFFFDKGLLAMGNILFVSGVSLTIGLKSTMQFFMKRSNFKGTVSFGIGFLILILGWPILGMIVESYGFLVLFSGFWPTLSVFLQKIPVLGWFVQQPYIRSLFERYRGRRVPV; encoded by the exons ATGGTTTCCTTTGAGATGAATGATCGCAAGA AGATTGGATTGGGATTAACGGGCTTTGGTATATTTTTCTCATTCCTTGGCATTATATTCTTCTTCGACAAGGGTTTGCTAGCAATGGGAAAT ATCCTCTTTGTTTCTGGAGTATCCCTGACCATTGGACTGAAATCCACCATGCAATTTTTCATGAAACGTAGTAATTTCAAG GGGACAGTTTCATTTGGGATAGGATTCTTGATTCTTATATTGGGATGGCCTATTTTGGGCATGATTGTGGAATCTTATGGGTTCCTCGTACTCTTCAg TGGCTTCTGGCCTACACTGTCGGTTTTCTTGCAGAAGATTCCTGTTCTTGGTTGGTTTGTTCAACAGCCATATATTCGATCT CTGTTTGAACGCTATCGAGGTAGGCGGGTGCCTGTGTAA